The following coding sequences lie in one Thermomicrobium sp. 4228-Ro genomic window:
- a CDS encoding ribonuclease J: protein MAKPRLRIIPLGGVGEIGKSMTVYEYRNELIVVDAGAKFPEEDLRGVDLIIPDVGYIKQRMSKLRGILLTHGHEDHIGGIPFILNEFKGIAPVPIYGSELAIAYARAKVEDFSDPKLADFRVVQPGKRYRLGQHFEVEFIPVTHSIPGSYAIALKTSLGWVVHTGDYKFDPTPPLGPKTDEARLKQIGREGVLVLLSDAVRVERAGRTPSEAVVSETLDRIIGAAEGRVILTTFASNITRIDQAIRAAHRHGRKVAISGRSMEQSTRIAQELGYLQPPPGVIVPVEIAMTLPRKQAMLLTTGSQGEATAALARIASSDHPHIRLTPGDLVIFSATPIPGNEQTVSETIDQLFRMGIKVIYPDIEPTVHVSGHASRDELKHMLRLVRPRFCVPVHGEYRHLALYRELALELGYLPERVVIPELGAVLSFSREDVRREGTVDCGPVLVDFVTPTHPVLRRRDEVASSGVIIAAFVIDRETGKLIAGPEVTAEGLNGKVNPETLAKVTEEFKRFLAKQKGGFSHGYLVSRTKSVLGRQLYRRAKFRPLILPLISEL, encoded by the coding sequence ATGGCCAAACCACGTCTACGGATTATCCCGCTCGGCGGCGTCGGCGAGATCGGGAAAAGCATGACGGTGTACGAATATCGCAATGAACTGATCGTCGTCGACGCCGGCGCGAAGTTTCCTGAAGAAGACCTACGCGGAGTCGACCTGATTATCCCCGATGTCGGTTATATCAAGCAACGCATGAGCAAGCTGCGCGGTATCCTCCTCACCCACGGGCACGAGGACCATATCGGCGGTATCCCCTTCATCCTCAACGAGTTCAAAGGTATCGCACCCGTGCCCATCTACGGCTCCGAACTCGCGATCGCCTACGCCCGGGCCAAGGTCGAGGACTTCAGCGATCCGAAGCTGGCTGACTTTCGTGTCGTGCAGCCAGGCAAGCGCTATCGGCTGGGCCAGCACTTCGAGGTGGAGTTCATCCCGGTGACGCACAGTATTCCCGGGAGCTATGCGATCGCGCTCAAGACGTCGCTCGGTTGGGTCGTCCATACCGGTGACTACAAGTTCGACCCCACGCCACCACTCGGGCCAAAGACCGACGAAGCGCGGCTCAAGCAGATCGGGCGCGAGGGTGTGCTCGTTCTCTTGTCCGATGCGGTGCGTGTCGAGCGCGCGGGCCGCACCCCTTCTGAGGCCGTCGTCAGCGAGACGCTGGACCGCATCATCGGCGCGGCCGAGGGACGCGTCATCCTGACGACCTTCGCCTCGAACATCACGCGTATCGATCAGGCCATCCGCGCGGCACACCGCCACGGACGGAAGGTCGCGATTTCGGGTCGGAGCATGGAACAGAGCACCCGGATCGCTCAGGAGCTCGGGTATCTCCAACCACCGCCCGGCGTGATCGTCCCTGTCGAGATCGCGATGACATTACCACGCAAGCAAGCGATGCTCCTCACCACCGGTAGCCAGGGTGAAGCAACCGCTGCACTCGCTCGCATCGCGAGCAGCGATCACCCGCACATCCGCCTCACTCCCGGTGACCTCGTGATCTTCTCGGCGACGCCGATTCCGGGCAACGAGCAGACGGTCAGCGAGACGATCGACCAGCTCTTCCGGATGGGCATCAAGGTGATCTATCCGGACATCGAGCCGACCGTGCATGTCTCCGGGCACGCGAGCCGGGACGAACTCAAGCACATGCTCCGCCTCGTTCGGCCGCGCTTCTGCGTCCCGGTGCACGGTGAGTACCGGCATCTAGCGCTCTACCGGGAACTGGCGCTCGAACTCGGTTATCTACCGGAGCGCGTCGTGATTCCGGAACTCGGAGCAGTGCTCAGCTTCAGTCGCGAGGACGTCCGTCGCGAGGGCACCGTCGACTGCGGTCCCGTTCTCGTCGACTTCGTCACGCCGACGCACCCAGTTCTTCGTCGCCGCGATGAAGTGGCATCGAGTGGTGTGATCATCGCCGCGTTCGTGATCGACCGCGAGACGGGCAAACTGATCGCCGGTCCGGAAGTAACTGCTGAAGGACTGAACGGCAAAGTCAATCCGGAGACGCTCGCCAAGGTGACCGAGGAATTCAAACGGTTCCTGGCCAAGCAGAAGGGTGGATTCAGTCACGGTTATCTGGTGAGCCGCACCAAGAGCGTCCTCGGTCGCCAGCTCTACCGGCGTGCCAAGTTCCGGCCGCTCATCCTGCCGCTGATCAGCGAGCTCTGA
- a CDS encoding phosphoribosyltransferase: MFRDRFEAGRQLAERLRDLAGQPAIVLALPRGGVLVGYEIARALRLPLDVILTRKIGAPFNPEYAIGVVAENGFVSVNEEELALGVADEDFIRRVVPKLMAELERRRQLYRGGRPLPDLTGRIAILVDDGVATGFTMLGAIAAVREQHPERIVVALPVAPPVTVERLRREVDRVEVLLTPEPLDGVGAWYQDFHQATDEEVLELLRRAREALAQGEREGTA, encoded by the coding sequence ATGTTTCGTGATCGGTTCGAAGCAGGGCGGCAGCTTGCCGAGCGACTCCGAGACCTTGCTGGGCAACCGGCAATCGTGCTGGCGCTTCCCCGTGGTGGCGTGTTGGTCGGATACGAAATCGCCCGAGCGCTTCGTCTGCCGCTCGACGTCATCCTGACGCGCAAGATCGGTGCTCCGTTCAATCCCGAGTACGCGATCGGTGTAGTTGCCGAGAATGGCTTCGTCTCAGTGAATGAGGAAGAACTCGCGCTCGGCGTTGCCGATGAGGACTTCATCCGACGCGTCGTACCGAAGCTCATGGCAGAACTGGAACGTCGGCGCCAGCTGTATCGAGGCGGACGACCGCTCCCTGACCTGACCGGTCGAATCGCGATTCTCGTCGACGACGGCGTGGCGACCGGTTTCACCATGCTGGGAGCGATCGCTGCGGTGCGCGAGCAGCATCCGGAGCGCATCGTCGTCGCCTTGCCCGTCGCGCCGCCGGTCACCGTCGAGCGGTTGCGGAGAGAAGTCGATCGTGTGGAAGTCCTGCTCACCCCGGAGCCGCTCGACGGTGTGGGAGCGTGGTACCAGGACTTCCATCAGGCGACGGACGAGGAAGTGCTCGAACTCCTGCGCCGGGCACGCGAAGCACTCGCCCAGGGGGAGCGCGAGGGAACAGCGTGA